The following are encoded in a window of Candidatus Fluviicola riflensis genomic DNA:
- a CDS encoding 2-nitropropane dioxygenase — protein sequence MENPHSDLALCKLLGIKYPIIMAPMFLVSNEKMLIAASKKGIAGAIPALNYRTVEELRAGIRTIKAEATGPIGINLIVNASNFLMDEQLQVCCEEKVDFFITSLGSPAKVIEEAHKLGIKVFCDVTDVKYAQKVANLGADAVIAVNNEAGGHLGELSPKALIQAIKAAVSIPVISAGGVGCKADLDRIASYGADGFSIGSIFIASEEADVSQEYKQACVDFGAKDIVTTTKLSGTPCTVIRTPYVKEIGTKQNWLERLLNKNKRIKKWVKAIVFYRGMQSLKRAAFGATYKTVWCAGPSIEHVHGIRSVSQIVDELLNDGKA from the coding sequence ATGGAAAATCCCCATTCTGATTTAGCGCTTTGCAAGTTACTTGGTATCAAGTATCCGATCATCATGGCGCCTATGTTTTTGGTTTCCAATGAGAAAATGCTAATCGCGGCTTCAAAAAAGGGCATTGCAGGAGCTATTCCGGCGTTGAATTACCGTACGGTTGAAGAATTGCGAGCGGGAATCAGAACAATAAAAGCTGAGGCAACCGGACCAATTGGAATTAACCTGATTGTGAACGCTTCCAATTTTTTGATGGACGAACAGTTGCAGGTTTGCTGCGAAGAAAAAGTCGATTTTTTCATCACTTCGCTTGGTTCGCCGGCAAAAGTGATCGAAGAAGCGCATAAACTTGGAATCAAGGTTTTTTGCGATGTCACTGACGTGAAATACGCCCAAAAAGTAGCTAATCTTGGCGCCGATGCCGTGATCGCGGTGAATAATGAAGCAGGCGGACATTTGGGTGAATTATCTCCGAAAGCGCTCATCCAGGCGATCAAAGCTGCTGTTTCCATTCCGGTAATTTCGGCCGGTGGAGTAGGATGCAAGGCTGATTTAGATCGAATCGCATCTTACGGTGCTGATGGTTTTTCAATCGGAAGTATTTTCATTGCTTCCGAAGAAGCTGATGTTTCCCAAGAATACAAACAAGCCTGCGTTGATTTTGGCGCGAAAGATATTGTAACAACTACCAAGCTTTCAGGCACGCCTTGTACTGTCATCAGAACGCCTTATGTAAAGGAAATCGGGACGAAGCAAAACTGGCTCGAACGCCTTTTAAATAAGAACAAACGCATTAAGAAATGGGTGAAAGCCATTGTGTTTTACCGCGGAATGCAAAGCCTGAAACGAGCGGCTTTCGGCGCGACGTATAAAACCGTTTGGTGCGCCGGACCAAGTATCGAACACGTTCACGGAATTCGTTCCGTTTCTCAGATTGTTGACGAATTACTGAACGATGGCAAAGCGTAA